The following are from one region of the Stigmatella ashevillena genome:
- a CDS encoding thiamine pyrophosphate-dependent dehydrogenase E1 component subunit alpha translates to MATFEPTPLTQAPLLAVYRAMLQSRLMDERLVSLQRQGRIGFYGTGMGQEATCIASAFALRPTDWLFPGLRENAAMLLRGYPLVPYLAQLFGNSGDEAKGRQMPAHQFSRRVNQVSWSSCIGTQLPQAVGAAWAARRKGHDTVVLACLGDGATSTGDFHAAMNFAGVLQAPAVFLCQNNHWSISLHISQQTKSETLALKASAYGFPGVRVDGNDAEAVYAATSAAVARARAGAGPSFIEAVTYRVGPHSSSDDPTLYQDAQEVEAWRAKDPLERLRARLIERAAWDTARDEALRAELLSELNAALLEAEALPPVPPESLFDDVYAEEPWHLAEQRREFLRAPRGTTD, encoded by the coding sequence ATGGCAACCTTCGAGCCCACCCCCCTCACGCAAGCCCCACTGCTCGCGGTGTACCGGGCCATGCTCCAGAGCCGGTTGATGGACGAGCGCCTGGTGTCCCTTCAGCGGCAGGGCCGGATCGGCTTCTACGGCACGGGCATGGGACAGGAGGCCACATGCATCGCCAGCGCCTTCGCGCTGCGCCCCACGGACTGGCTCTTTCCCGGCCTCCGGGAGAACGCGGCCATGCTGCTGCGCGGCTACCCCCTGGTGCCCTACCTCGCGCAGCTGTTCGGCAACTCGGGTGACGAGGCGAAGGGCCGACAGATGCCCGCCCACCAGTTCTCGCGCCGGGTGAACCAGGTGAGCTGGTCCTCCTGCATCGGCACGCAACTGCCCCAGGCCGTCGGGGCTGCCTGGGCGGCCCGCCGCAAGGGACACGACACGGTGGTGCTGGCCTGCCTGGGAGATGGGGCGACCTCCACGGGAGACTTCCACGCCGCGATGAACTTCGCCGGCGTGCTCCAGGCCCCCGCCGTCTTCCTCTGCCAGAACAACCACTGGTCCATCTCCCTGCACATCTCCCAGCAGACGAAAAGCGAGACGCTGGCCCTCAAGGCCTCCGCCTACGGGTTTCCAGGCGTCCGGGTGGATGGCAACGATGCGGAGGCGGTGTATGCCGCCACGTCCGCGGCGGTGGCGCGCGCCCGGGCCGGCGCGGGCCCCTCCTTCATCGAGGCGGTCACCTACCGGGTGGGCCCTCACTCCTCGTCGGACGATCCCACGCTCTACCAAGACGCCCAGGAGGTGGAGGCCTGGAGGGCGAAGGACCCGCTCGAACGTCTTCGCGCACGCCTCATCGAGCGAGCGGCGTGGGACACCGCCCGGGACGAGGCCCTGCGCGCGGAGCTGCTCTCGGAGCTCAACGCCGCCTTGCTCGAAGCGGAGGCGCTGCCCCCGGTTCCGCCGGAGTCGCTCTTCGATGATGTCTACGCGGAAGAGCCCTGGCACCTCGCCGAGCAGCGCCGGGAGTTCCTGCGCGCCCCGCGCGGCACAACGGACTGA
- a CDS encoding LeuD/DmdB family oxidoreductase small subunit — translation MDTPPPPMTLTQKILAHHARGLSRPWVQAGDILQLRVDWTLASELSWNGMERTYQRLGRPGVHDPGRFFLAVDHTVDEVALRTDAKAQHLTQQARAFAQEAGLRHFQDANVTILHTKFYRELVQPGQVVLGADSHTSSHGGLGAFAIGLGGADVTAALVLGQSWLEVPEAIAVDYEGEPPFGMSGKDIILKTLGDLGRNTVALERSVEYRGPAVRAFSTDMRFTIANMTAEFGGLNGIFEADETTARWLSRRSSDKHEALYFQADPDAPYVARHAIHLSRLGPQLARPFSPDNVMEVSGAVGMALDGCFIGACTTSEEELVLAALVLEQALQGRAPLPPSSQKRVVPGDLSIAEHLRQAGLWAIYEKAGFRVGAPGCSMCLGIASEKARPGEVWLSSQNRNYENRMGPGSLAWLASAATVAASSVSMTVTDPRPFLERISQDRFLRILGRPSRYHALALRASEPTVAVAASPQAPVPVPTPSGTRLTGRVQRFGDHVDTDAIIPGEFCHLMDMEEIGRRAFHHVRPEFHARAQAGQTLVVAGEGWGSGSSREHAVWALQGAGIQAVIARSYGFIHKRNLVNEGLPYLVVRAPAFHALVAEDDALEVDLAAGTVRHLASGQTFEAERPSAIVQALHHEGGLTAAIQRHGAQVFEALSTK, via the coding sequence ATGGACACCCCCCCCCCGCCGATGACGCTGACCCAGAAGATCCTCGCGCACCATGCGCGGGGGCTGTCACGGCCCTGGGTGCAGGCAGGCGACATCCTCCAGCTCCGGGTGGACTGGACGCTGGCCAGCGAGCTGTCCTGGAACGGCATGGAGCGGACCTACCAGCGGCTGGGGCGCCCCGGCGTCCATGATCCGGGGCGCTTCTTCCTGGCGGTGGACCACACGGTGGATGAGGTGGCGCTGCGCACGGATGCCAAGGCCCAGCACCTCACCCAGCAGGCCCGCGCGTTCGCCCAGGAGGCGGGGCTGCGGCACTTCCAGGACGCCAACGTCACCATCCTGCACACGAAGTTCTACCGGGAGCTGGTTCAGCCAGGCCAGGTGGTGCTGGGCGCCGATTCCCACACCTCCTCGCACGGAGGCCTGGGCGCGTTCGCCATCGGCTTGGGCGGCGCGGACGTCACCGCGGCCCTGGTGCTGGGCCAGTCCTGGCTCGAGGTCCCCGAAGCCATCGCCGTGGACTACGAGGGCGAGCCTCCGTTCGGCATGAGTGGCAAGGACATCATCCTGAAGACGCTGGGGGACCTGGGCCGCAACACCGTGGCCCTGGAGCGCAGCGTGGAGTACCGCGGCCCCGCGGTGCGCGCGTTCTCCACGGACATGCGCTTCACCATCGCCAACATGACCGCGGAGTTCGGAGGGCTCAACGGCATCTTCGAGGCGGACGAGACCACGGCCCGTTGGCTCTCCCGCCGGAGCAGTGACAAGCACGAGGCGCTCTACTTCCAGGCGGATCCGGATGCGCCCTACGTGGCGCGTCACGCGATCCACCTGAGCCGATTGGGGCCGCAGCTGGCCCGGCCCTTCTCTCCCGACAACGTGATGGAGGTCAGCGGCGCGGTGGGCATGGCGCTGGATGGCTGCTTCATCGGCGCCTGCACCACCTCGGAGGAGGAGCTGGTCCTGGCCGCCCTTGTGCTCGAACAAGCCCTCCAGGGCCGCGCTCCCCTGCCCCCCTCCTCCCAGAAGCGGGTGGTGCCCGGAGATCTCTCCATCGCCGAGCACCTCCGCCAGGCGGGGCTGTGGGCGATCTACGAGAAGGCAGGCTTCCGGGTGGGCGCGCCCGGCTGCTCCATGTGTCTGGGCATCGCCTCCGAGAAAGCGCGGCCCGGCGAGGTCTGGCTGTCCTCACAGAACCGCAACTACGAGAACCGGATGGGGCCGGGCTCCCTGGCCTGGCTGGCCTCGGCGGCGACGGTGGCGGCCTCCTCCGTGTCGATGACGGTGACCGATCCCCGCCCCTTCCTGGAGCGCATCTCCCAAGACAGGTTCCTCCGGATCCTGGGGCGCCCAAGCCGCTACCACGCCCTGGCGCTGCGTGCCTCCGAGCCCACGGTGGCCGTGGCGGCCTCTCCCCAGGCCCCGGTCCCCGTGCCCACGCCCTCGGGAACCCGGCTGACGGGCCGGGTCCAGCGGTTTGGCGATCACGTGGACACCGACGCCATCATCCCCGGCGAGTTCTGCCACCTCATGGACATGGAAGAGATTGGCCGCCGCGCCTTCCACCATGTCCGGCCCGAGTTCCACGCGCGGGCCCAGGCCGGGCAGACCCTGGTGGTGGCGGGAGAGGGCTGGGGCTCGGGCAGCTCGCGCGAGCACGCGGTGTGGGCGCTCCAGGGCGCGGGAATCCAGGCCGTCATCGCGCGCAGCTACGGCTTCATCCACAAGCGGAACCTCGTCAACGAAGGGCTCCCGTACCTCGTGGTGCGCGCACCGGCGTTCCACGCGCTCGTGGCGGAAGACGACGCGCTGGAGGTGGATCTCGCGGCCGGGACCGTGCGCCACCTCGCCTCGGGGCAAACCTTCGAGGCGGAGCGGCCCAGCGCCATCGTGCAAGCGCTCCACCACGAGGGCGGGCTCACCGCGGCCATTCAGCGGCACGGCGCCCAGGTCTTCGAAGCCCTGAGCACGAAGTGA
- a CDS encoding LeuA family protein encodes MSSLALLPSQKPPETREGAARVPPESLIYDWNQVEAPPRPPQPFGLIDETLRDGIQSPSATNPSLEDKLELIELMQAIGVDAVNLGMPCASPRALADVVAMSRHIQARRLTLTPAVAARTVLSDVEKVIDAVQQGGMPLTLYVFIGASSLRQWAEGWSLDFLASASAHTIGFAVREGLEVAFVTEDTSRSSPEILDRLFRTALGQGARRLVLCDTVGHATPAGARALVRWTRQLIASTGCPGQVEWHGHNDRGLGLDNALAALSAGADRLQACGLGVGERVGNTAMDVLLLNLKLLGWYTHDLSRLADYTRKVSEALRIPIPFNHPLSGEDAFRTGTGVHAAALIKALGRGGGRLADHLYSSVPAQEFGREQRIEVGFMSGLSNVRFWLQSRGLPSDEALCQEVLCWAKERDSLPREEEILQVVETHRRRRQSAG; translated from the coding sequence ATGAGCAGCCTCGCCCTCCTTCCCAGCCAGAAGCCGCCGGAGACCCGGGAGGGCGCCGCCCGGGTACCGCCCGAGTCCCTCATCTACGACTGGAACCAGGTCGAGGCGCCCCCCCGTCCCCCGCAGCCCTTTGGGTTGATCGATGAGACGCTGCGCGATGGCATCCAGTCCCCCTCCGCGACGAACCCCTCCCTCGAGGACAAGCTGGAGCTGATCGAGCTCATGCAGGCCATCGGGGTGGACGCGGTGAACCTCGGCATGCCCTGCGCCAGCCCCCGGGCCCTGGCGGACGTGGTGGCGATGAGCCGCCACATCCAGGCGCGGCGACTGACCCTCACCCCCGCCGTGGCGGCCCGAACGGTGCTCAGCGACGTCGAGAAGGTCATCGACGCGGTCCAACAGGGCGGCATGCCGCTGACGCTCTATGTCTTCATCGGCGCGTCGTCGCTCCGGCAATGGGCCGAGGGGTGGAGCCTGGACTTCCTGGCCAGCGCCTCCGCCCACACCATCGGCTTCGCCGTGCGCGAAGGGCTCGAAGTCGCCTTCGTCACGGAAGACACGAGCCGCTCCTCCCCGGAGATTCTGGATCGGCTCTTCCGCACGGCCCTGGGCCAGGGCGCGCGCCGCCTCGTGCTGTGCGACACCGTGGGGCATGCCACCCCCGCGGGCGCCCGGGCCCTGGTGCGGTGGACCCGCCAGCTCATCGCCAGCACGGGCTGCCCCGGACAAGTGGAATGGCACGGCCACAATGACCGGGGGTTGGGCCTGGACAACGCCCTGGCCGCGCTGAGCGCGGGGGCCGATCGCCTTCAAGCCTGTGGCCTCGGCGTGGGCGAGCGCGTGGGCAACACCGCCATGGATGTGTTGCTGCTCAACCTCAAGCTGTTGGGCTGGTACACGCACGATCTGTCCCGGCTGGCCGACTACACGCGCAAGGTCTCCGAGGCCCTGCGCATCCCCATCCCCTTCAACCATCCGCTCTCCGGAGAGGATGCCTTCCGCACCGGCACCGGCGTCCATGCCGCCGCGCTCATCAAGGCCCTGGGAAGGGGCGGAGGCCGGCTGGCGGACCACCTCTATTCCAGCGTTCCCGCCCAGGAGTTCGGCCGCGAGCAGCGAATCGAGGTGGGCTTCATGAGCGGGTTGAGCAACGTGCGCTTCTGGCTCCAGTCGCGAGGGCTGCCCTCGGACGAGGCGCTCTGCCAGGAGGTGCTCTGCTGGGCCAAGGAGCGCGACAGCCTCCCCCGGGAAGAAGAGATCCTCCAGGTGGTGGAGACCCACCGCCGCCGGAGACAGTCAGCGGGGTAG
- a CDS encoding isocitrate/isopropylmalate dehydrogenase family protein encodes MTRIAVIPGDGVGAEVMAPALRLLQVLNVSEGLGLVFDSFDFGAERYLKTGVALPAGQLETFREDYAAILFGAVGDARIPDGAHARELLLGLRFGLDLYINFRPCRLYAEALCPLKGKRAEQIDFVVFRENTEGQYNGIGGFLKPQTGEEVAISTEVNTRRGVERLVRAAFAWARRKGKRRVALGDKSNAIPAHQLWLRVFREVAAEYPDIEARHLYVDNLALQLVQRPEAFEVIVTTNLFGDILTDLGAALVGGLGLGASANLNPDSTPLFEPVHGSAPDLVGQGRVNPMAMFLTAGLMLEELGHSKAAARLEGAVARAIRQGQVTGDLGGSLSTAEVTEAVLGHLEASG; translated from the coding sequence ATGACACGCATCGCGGTGATTCCAGGAGATGGTGTGGGCGCCGAGGTGATGGCGCCCGCGCTGCGCCTCCTTCAGGTCTTGAACGTCTCTGAGGGCCTGGGGCTCGTGTTCGATTCATTCGATTTCGGGGCCGAGCGGTATCTGAAAACAGGCGTGGCGCTGCCTGCTGGGCAGCTTGAAACATTTCGCGAGGATTACGCTGCCATTCTCTTTGGGGCGGTCGGGGATGCACGCATCCCCGATGGGGCACACGCGCGGGAGTTGCTCCTGGGCTTGCGCTTCGGCTTGGACCTCTACATCAATTTTCGCCCGTGCCGCCTCTATGCGGAAGCACTTTGTCCCCTGAAGGGGAAGCGCGCGGAGCAGATTGATTTCGTGGTGTTCCGGGAAAATACGGAGGGCCAATACAACGGCATCGGTGGCTTCCTGAAGCCACAAACTGGTGAAGAAGTGGCCATCTCCACGGAGGTCAACACCCGCCGAGGGGTGGAGCGCCTGGTTCGCGCGGCCTTCGCGTGGGCCCGCCGGAAGGGGAAGCGGCGCGTGGCCCTGGGGGACAAGTCCAATGCCATCCCCGCTCACCAGCTCTGGCTGCGTGTCTTCCGGGAGGTGGCCGCGGAGTACCCGGACATCGAGGCCCGCCACCTCTATGTGGACAACCTGGCGCTCCAACTCGTGCAGCGGCCCGAGGCCTTCGAGGTCATCGTCACCACCAACCTCTTCGGAGACATTCTCACGGACTTGGGGGCGGCCCTGGTGGGAGGGTTGGGGCTGGGCGCCTCGGCCAACCTCAACCCGGACTCCACCCCCCTCTTCGAGCCGGTGCATGGCTCCGCTCCGGATCTCGTGGGCCAGGGGCGGGTGAATCCCATGGCCATGTTCCTCACGGCGGGGCTGATGCTGGAGGAGCTGGGCCACTCGAAAGCGGCGGCCCGCCTGGAGGGCGCCGTCGCGCGGGCGATCCGCCAGGGCCAGGTGACGGGGGATCTCGGCGGTTCGCTCTCCACCGCCGAGGTGACGGAGGCGGTGCTCGGGCACCTGGAGGCCTCGGGGTAG
- a CDS encoding methyltransferase: MGERTPRPRVALLQLLNGAWVTQALHAAAKLRLADFLAAGPLPVEELARQAGTETQTTARLLRTLAMFGVFSEVAPDQFALTPMSEHLRSDRPDSLYHWALMQGEAWHWQAWGGLAENVRTGHTAFELKHQLPLFEFLDQQPEAATLFNSAMAEMSSLAVKAIVQSYDFSAFRRVADVGGGEGILLQHLLEAHASVHGVLFDRPAALDKARARLKGTPLESRIEYQSGNFFETVPSGADAYVLKHILHDWNDVQAGKVLRACRAQLPRQGRLLAIEYVLPAGDAFSPGKLLDLEMMVVCGGQERTLEHWKSLMADNGLTLDRVIATPSGVSIIEASPA, translated from the coding sequence ATGGGAGAACGTACCCCCCGTCCCCGCGTGGCGCTGCTTCAACTGCTGAACGGCGCCTGGGTGACCCAAGCGCTCCACGCCGCCGCGAAGCTGCGGCTGGCGGACTTCCTGGCCGCGGGGCCGTTGCCGGTGGAGGAGTTGGCCCGGCAGGCGGGCACCGAGACGCAGACCACCGCCCGGCTGCTGCGCACGCTGGCGATGTTTGGCGTCTTCAGCGAGGTGGCGCCGGACCAGTTCGCGCTCACGCCCATGTCCGAGCACCTGCGCTCGGATCGCCCGGACAGCCTGTACCACTGGGCCCTCATGCAGGGAGAAGCCTGGCACTGGCAGGCCTGGGGGGGCCTGGCCGAGAACGTCCGCACGGGCCACACCGCCTTCGAGCTCAAACACCAGCTCCCGCTGTTCGAGTTCCTCGACCAGCAGCCCGAGGCGGCCACGCTCTTCAACTCGGCCATGGCGGAGATGTCCTCCCTGGCAGTGAAGGCCATCGTGCAAAGCTATGACTTCTCGGCCTTCCGGCGCGTGGCCGACGTCGGAGGCGGAGAAGGCATCCTGCTCCAGCACCTGCTCGAGGCCCATGCCTCGGTGCACGGGGTCCTCTTCGATCGCCCCGCGGCGCTGGACAAGGCACGGGCCCGGCTGAAGGGCACGCCCCTGGAAAGCCGCATCGAGTACCAGAGCGGCAACTTCTTCGAGACGGTCCCCTCCGGCGCGGACGCCTACGTGCTGAAGCACATCCTGCACGACTGGAACGATGTTCAGGCGGGCAAGGTGCTCCGCGCCTGCCGGGCCCAGCTTCCGCGCCAGGGCCGGCTGCTCGCCATCGAGTACGTGCTCCCCGCCGGAGATGCCTTCTCTCCTGGAAAGCTGTTGGATCTTGAGATGATGGTGGTGTGCGGGGGACAAGAACGGACCCTGGAGCACTGGAAGTCACTGATGGCAGACAACGGTTTGACGCTGGATCGGGTGATTGCCACCCCTTCGGGCGTCTCCATCATCGAGGCGAGCCCGGCATGA